In the Flagellimonas sp. HMM57 genome, one interval contains:
- a CDS encoding GH92 family glycosyl hydrolase — MSFLRIYIVHGFLLFLSAAMAQTKPVDYVNPFIGTSNFGTTNPGPIAVRGMVSVSPFNVAGPQNLPLEKDSRWLSTPYVHENTFLTGFSHLNLSGVGCPELGVILAMPTTGDLETDHLKYGSTYSEEISKVGYYTNTLDKYDIKVEATATTRTGISKYSFPSGKANILLNLGLGLTNEQGAQVKIVSPTEIEGIRTVGSFCYYKPEEAYPVYFVAQFSEPANEFGVWKKPRKYDGVEGQWMGYNGITRIMEGYTKEVVGDSIGAYMTYNFKVPTQVEMKVGISYVSIENARENLQKETSTKNFDQILATARQEWNTYLSRIEVEGGTEEDKTIFYTALYHTLIHPSTLNDFNGAYPKMRTRETLKTDGTRYTVFSLWDTYRNLHQLMSLVYPKQQSNMIQSMLKIYDESGWLPKWELNATETTTMVGDPAGIVIADTYLKGIQDFDVEKAYAAMLKSADQIIDNPLRPGIADYLDKGYLTTKTTENGSVSMTQEYNISDFAIAQMAKALGKKEDYKRFSKRAISYRKLFDSEFNLLRPKNDDGSWLTPYNPETGANFVKNVGFIEGNAWQYTFMVSHDVKGLMKLMGGTKPFSNRLQDVFKNQQFDMANEPDIGYPYLFNYVKGEEWRTQQKVSELLETYFKNTPDGLPGNDDTGTMSAWAVFSMMGLYPVVPSEPIYALTRPIFDKVTIHLDERYYSNNKLIITSQNSESKKPVRSIFIDGKKHRGYFIDHQKLVNASILKFE; from the coding sequence ATGAGTTTTTTAAGAATATACATCGTACACGGATTTCTCCTGTTTTTAAGTGCTGCGATGGCACAGACAAAACCAGTAGATTATGTAAATCCATTCATTGGGACCTCAAATTTTGGAACTACCAACCCAGGACCTATCGCCGTTCGTGGTATGGTGAGTGTTTCCCCTTTTAATGTTGCAGGACCTCAAAATTTGCCTTTAGAAAAAGATAGTCGCTGGTTATCAACGCCCTATGTTCATGAAAATACATTTTTAACAGGTTTCAGTCATTTGAATTTGAGCGGAGTGGGATGCCCTGAACTGGGCGTGATTTTGGCGATGCCCACCACAGGTGATTTGGAAACAGACCATCTAAAATATGGCAGTACTTATTCTGAAGAGATTTCCAAAGTTGGATATTACACCAATACACTTGATAAATACGACATAAAAGTAGAAGCAACGGCAACGACAAGAACAGGAATCAGCAAATATAGTTTTCCATCTGGAAAAGCCAATATTTTACTGAATTTAGGTTTAGGACTTACCAATGAGCAGGGCGCTCAAGTAAAAATAGTTTCCCCAACTGAAATTGAGGGGATTCGTACCGTAGGCTCTTTTTGTTATTATAAACCAGAAGAAGCCTATCCGGTTTACTTCGTAGCACAATTTTCAGAACCAGCAAATGAATTCGGGGTTTGGAAAAAACCAAGAAAGTACGATGGAGTGGAAGGCCAATGGATGGGCTACAATGGTATAACTCGAATAATGGAAGGCTACACCAAAGAAGTTGTTGGTGATAGTATAGGAGCATACATGACTTACAATTTTAAGGTGCCCACTCAAGTTGAAATGAAGGTTGGGATTTCGTATGTAAGTATCGAAAATGCGCGTGAAAATCTTCAAAAAGAGACCTCTACTAAGAATTTTGACCAGATTTTGGCAACTGCAAGACAAGAATGGAATACCTATTTGTCTCGAATTGAAGTTGAAGGAGGAACTGAGGAAGATAAAACTATTTTTTATACGGCGTTATATCATACACTGATTCATCCTAGTACACTAAATGATTTCAATGGAGCGTACCCTAAAATGAGAACTCGGGAGACTTTAAAGACCGATGGAACGCGATATACCGTATTCTCACTTTGGGACACCTATCGTAACCTGCATCAGTTGATGAGTCTGGTTTACCCAAAACAGCAATCAAACATGATACAAAGTATGTTGAAGATTTATGATGAATCAGGGTGGTTGCCCAAATGGGAACTAAACGCTACCGAAACGACCACCATGGTAGGTGATCCCGCAGGTATTGTCATTGCTGACACTTATCTGAAAGGTATACAGGATTTTGATGTAGAAAAAGCCTACGCTGCTATGCTGAAAAGTGCTGACCAGATTATTGATAATCCACTTCGACCTGGTATAGCGGATTATCTGGATAAAGGGTATCTTACTACCAAAACTACCGAAAATGGTTCCGTTTCCATGACACAGGAATACAATATTTCGGACTTTGCCATTGCTCAAATGGCTAAAGCTTTGGGTAAAAAGGAAGACTACAAACGCTTTTCAAAGCGTGCCATTTCTTATCGAAAACTGTTTGATAGTGAATTCAATTTATTGCGCCCCAAAAATGATGATGGTAGTTGGTTGACACCCTATAATCCTGAAACTGGAGCTAATTTTGTTAAAAATGTTGGGTTTATCGAGGGCAATGCATGGCAATATACTTTTATGGTCTCCCACGATGTGAAGGGTTTGATGAAACTCATGGGAGGTACAAAACCGTTTTCCAATCGTTTGCAGGATGTGTTCAAGAACCAACAGTTTGATATGGCCAATGAACCCGATATTGGCTATCCCTATCTTTTTAATTATGTGAAAGGAGAGGAGTGGCGTACCCAACAAAAAGTTTCGGAACTTCTAGAAACTTATTTTAAAAATACGCCTGATGGACTCCCCGGGAATGATGATACGGGAACGATGAGTGCATGGGCCGTTTTTTCCATGATGGGATTATATCCTGTTGTTCCTTCAGAACCTATCTACGCATTAACGCGGCCAATATTTGATAAAGTCACCATTCATTTGGACGAGCGTTATTACTCAAACAATAAATTGATTATAACTTCCCAAAATTCGGAATCAAAAAAACCTGTTCGAAGTATTTTCATTGATGGCAAAAAACATCGGGGTTATTTTATTGACCATCAAAAATTGGTCAATGCAAGTATTTTGAAATTCGAATAG
- a CDS encoding AraC family transcriptional regulator: MKASLVKITFDSESPFHCEYLDLPYFDHPWHFHPELELTLILESDGIRYVGDHTTRFSSGDLVLLGSNLPHLWQNDSDQSKDSTKRSRAIVLQFPKDFIGRIFKEYRALKPIANLFRLAERGVSYSSNISKQVAPMLLEINKQSGLKRWAIIFEMLCVLTETDDYEILAGPYYQPILKNSDTMVMNRLYEHVRIHFKHKITLQEMAEMAYLSKPAFCRYFKRKTSKSFFEFLNEYRIGHAKKMLRDNFSLSIGYIAAQSGFPSIQHFNAQFKKLEGITPKQYRGNTEMTNM; this comes from the coding sequence ATGAAAGCTTCATTAGTAAAAATCACATTTGATTCTGAGAGCCCTTTTCATTGCGAGTATTTGGACTTACCGTATTTCGACCATCCATGGCATTTTCATCCAGAATTGGAATTGACTTTGATTTTGGAGAGTGATGGAATCCGGTATGTGGGCGACCACACCACAAGATTCAGTAGCGGGGATTTGGTTTTATTGGGTTCGAACTTACCTCATTTATGGCAAAATGATAGTGATCAAAGCAAAGATAGCACGAAAAGGAGTCGCGCTATAGTGCTTCAATTTCCTAAGGATTTTATAGGACGAATTTTTAAAGAATATAGGGCGTTAAAACCCATAGCCAATCTTTTTAGGTTGGCAGAGAGAGGCGTTTCCTATTCAAGCAATATAAGCAAGCAAGTAGCCCCAATGCTTTTAGAAATCAACAAACAATCTGGTTTGAAAAGATGGGCTATCATTTTTGAGATGCTGTGCGTGCTTACCGAAACCGATGACTATGAAATTCTAGCAGGGCCCTATTATCAACCTATATTAAAAAACAGTGATACCATGGTGATGAACAGGCTCTACGAGCATGTTAGAATCCACTTCAAGCATAAAATCACCCTTCAGGAAATGGCGGAAATGGCCTATTTATCCAAACCTGCCTTTTGCAGATATTTTAAAAGAAAAACTTCGAAATCGTTTTTTGAGTTTTTAAACGAATATCGCATAGGGCATGCAAAAAAAATGCTTAGGGATAATTTTTCATTATCCATTGGCTATATAGCTGCTCAATCAGGATTTCCAAGTATTCAACACTTTAATGCCCAGTTCAAGAAATTGGAGGGGATAACACCGAAACAGTACAGAGGCAATACAGAAATGACAAATATGTAA
- a CDS encoding Zn-dependent alcohol dehydrogenase, with the protein MEGKAAITDGNGNYAIEGVEIALPQHDEVLVKIKAAGLCHTDHDSLHWKTPLILGHEGAGVVEAIGDNVTTVAVGDSVILNWAIPCGRCFQCQEMNQHICENNSPVTVGNQTSGGGVGEGHVPIERTKYKGKGIQRSFNIGTLSTHTVVREHAVVRYGTTIPFSSAAIIGCGVMTGYGSVVNTAQVKAGSSAVVLGAGGVGLNVIQGARISGADKIIAIDINPERLKMAVKFGATHTIKADKTDENLLNAAEQVKDLTNGRGADYAFECTAIPSLGAAPLAMVRNAGMAVQVSGIEDTISIDMNLFQWDKIYINPLYGKCRPQIDFPILLNLYQKKDLLLDEMVTNTYAFEDLDKGFEDLLSGKNAKGVIIFED; encoded by the coding sequence ATGGAGGGTAAAGCAGCAATAACAGATGGAAATGGAAACTATGCTATAGAGGGTGTGGAAATTGCACTACCACAACATGACGAGGTACTCGTAAAAATCAAGGCAGCGGGATTATGCCATACCGACCATGATTCGCTTCATTGGAAAACACCATTGATTTTGGGGCATGAGGGTGCTGGTGTTGTCGAAGCCATCGGAGATAATGTTACCACTGTTGCAGTAGGCGATAGCGTTATTCTTAATTGGGCCATACCCTGCGGCAGATGTTTTCAATGCCAAGAAATGAATCAACACATCTGTGAAAACAACTCTCCCGTAACCGTAGGGAATCAGACTTCTGGAGGCGGAGTTGGAGAAGGACATGTTCCTATAGAACGGACCAAGTATAAAGGGAAAGGAATTCAACGTTCCTTCAATATTGGTACGCTTTCTACCCATACGGTAGTAAGAGAACATGCTGTGGTGCGGTATGGCACTACAATTCCCTTTAGTTCGGCGGCAATCATAGGTTGTGGTGTGATGACGGGATATGGCTCTGTAGTAAACACGGCCCAGGTAAAAGCAGGTTCATCTGCTGTTGTGCTTGGTGCTGGCGGAGTAGGATTGAACGTAATACAAGGGGCGAGAATTTCGGGAGCTGATAAAATTATTGCCATAGACATCAATCCTGAACGCTTAAAAATGGCAGTTAAATTTGGTGCCACCCATACTATAAAAGCGGATAAAACAGATGAAAACCTGTTAAATGCTGCTGAGCAGGTAAAGGATTTGACCAATGGTAGAGGCGCCGATTATGCATTTGAATGTACAGCTATTCCCAGTTTAGGTGCAGCACCCTTGGCAATGGTTCGTAATGCAGGAATGGCGGTTCAGGTAAGTGGTATCGAAGACACTATTTCCATAGATATGAATCTATTTCAGTGGGATAAAATATATATTAACCCCTTATATGGAAAGTGTAGACCACAAATTGACTTTCCCATTTTATTGAATTTGTATCAAAAGAAGGATTTGTTATTGGATGAAATGGTAACCAATACTTATGCATTCGAAGATTTGGACAAAGGATTTGAAGACCTGTTGAGCGGAAAAAATGCGAAGGGAGTTATCATTTTCGAAGATTAA
- a CDS encoding phytanoyl-CoA dioxygenase family protein, whose translation MKTMDNATVEDLANYSHPISKLFKQPQSPEEWEPYVLSKEKVEAFERDGFLSGVKVLTEAQVDTLNEELKSLNPISDEKKELFYYYKSNESENPEKVLFHAIGGWRTTPGFHDLLWAPAFRMAAYQLLGSSFKLFHDQLFCKPAQHGGVVSWHQDFSYWTFTKPMNHLTCWIGLDDANHDNGCLYYVPGSHKWGLLPITGLAGEMDAVSKVLTEEQLKDFKNKKANALPKGFASFHHPQTMHGSYANVSDRSRRAVVLNIMGPQTMSNTDGYERLDELRHFPPMGRTGEVLESKFFPLLFDGEKELGKLKSDIPMASPISQMK comes from the coding sequence ATGAAAACAATGGACAATGCTACAGTAGAAGATTTGGCCAATTATAGCCACCCTATATCGAAGCTTTTTAAACAACCTCAAAGTCCTGAAGAATGGGAACCGTATGTACTCTCTAAGGAGAAAGTAGAAGCATTCGAAAGAGATGGATTTTTATCTGGAGTTAAGGTATTGACCGAAGCACAAGTTGATACATTGAATGAAGAATTAAAATCACTAAATCCTATTAGTGACGAAAAAAAGGAACTGTTCTATTACTACAAGAGCAATGAATCTGAAAATCCTGAAAAAGTGTTGTTCCATGCCATTGGAGGATGGCGCACTACCCCAGGGTTTCACGATTTGTTATGGGCGCCAGCTTTTAGAATGGCCGCCTATCAATTATTAGGAAGCTCTTTTAAATTATTCCATGACCAATTATTCTGTAAACCAGCACAACATGGTGGAGTTGTGTCTTGGCATCAAGACTTTTCGTATTGGACCTTTACAAAGCCTATGAACCATCTAACGTGTTGGATTGGATTAGATGATGCCAATCATGATAACGGTTGTCTTTATTATGTGCCCGGTAGTCATAAGTGGGGATTACTGCCCATTACCGGACTTGCAGGGGAGATGGATGCGGTCAGCAAGGTATTGACCGAGGAACAGCTTAAAGACTTTAAGAATAAAAAAGCGAATGCCTTACCAAAAGGATTTGCCAGTTTTCATCACCCGCAAACCATGCACGGTTCTTATGCCAATGTTTCTGACCGTTCAAGAAGGGCTGTAGTACTCAATATTATGGGACCACAAACGATGTCAAATACCGATGGTTATGAACGTTTAGATGAATTAAGGCACTTTCCGCCTATGGGCAGAACCGGAGAGGTGTTGGAAAGCAAATTTTTTCCATTACTTTTTGATGGTGAAAAAGAACTTGGCAAACTAAAAAGCGATATTCCAATGGCATCACCTATTTCCCAGATGAAGTAA
- a CDS encoding alpha/beta hydrolase family protein has translation MSKFRTIHISNPQYELGNLRHIVVKSTNLKGRGDISVYVPEDRTQQRLPLVLLLHGVYGSHWSWAYHAGIHKKMDEWIASKQVPPMALAMPSDGLWGDGSGYVPHTTQNFEKWIAEDVVEAVLETILQVDEKSPLFIAGLSMGGFGALRIGAAYHEKFKGISGLSSITHISQMALFVEEELEHYKQHNPVDESVLETLITHKDKLPKLRFDCGLQDNLLEANRELHQQLERNAIPHIYNEFPGEHNWEYWGNIF, from the coding sequence ATGTCAAAGTTTAGAACCATACATATTTCAAACCCTCAGTATGAACTTGGGAATTTACGGCATATCGTTGTTAAAAGTACTAATCTTAAAGGCAGAGGCGATATTTCCGTATATGTTCCTGAGGACAGAACACAGCAAAGACTTCCTTTAGTACTATTACTACACGGTGTATATGGAAGCCATTGGTCTTGGGCATACCATGCGGGTATTCATAAAAAAATGGATGAATGGATTGCTTCAAAACAAGTACCTCCAATGGCATTGGCAATGCCGTCTGACGGATTGTGGGGCGATGGTAGTGGTTATGTGCCGCACACCACCCAGAATTTTGAAAAGTGGATTGCTGAAGATGTTGTTGAAGCGGTGTTAGAAACCATTCTGCAGGTAGATGAAAAATCCCCTTTATTCATTGCAGGACTTTCTATGGGTGGTTTTGGAGCTTTGCGAATAGGTGCTGCTTACCATGAAAAATTCAAGGGTATTTCTGGCCTTTCATCTATTACTCACATAAGCCAAATGGCATTGTTTGTCGAAGAAGAGCTAGAACATTACAAGCAGCATAATCCAGTTGACGAGTCCGTCTTAGAAACCTTGATTACACATAAAGATAAACTCCCAAAACTTCGCTTTGACTGTGGTCTTCAAGACAATCTTCTTGAGGCAAACCGCGAATTACATCAACAGTTAGAAAGAAATGCGATTCCTCATATATACAATGAGTTCCCAGGAGAACATAACTGGGAGTATTGGGGGAACATATTTTAG
- a CDS encoding glycosyl hydrolase-related protein, producing the protein MSISANADTKSALPFLFHEGNGNGHIQELNTNYKLYQICKNDIEGYKEMISGSNFFSYPSIREDVNTSMIARTTTGKMGFEFLTGEVPSNYGSDKVTFFMLSDIDFNQREPFDIFVNGQLLLTFNSNEDGTLSISNNPGNGAVEYLLVRRDGNGDGLGAFRLTIPTSSLKKGESAKVKIVGHKKNKNSWVMIFKADDAVARIKKSVENDAAFVIKENSGMLYVDAPMHFDGKTVYLMSDGKKSRTKTFKAQGELAKASFSITAPKNSFSIVYDGIEISLEFKNGDGTTTTTDIVGSFLFHHTTKYKSGWHASLSKLYKPEFFETYDDFFDKRYENGLVSIMNSSHQDIAWVDRPEVCIILRDTLLLAPVLKDAFVRENYGFDIEDGLMLREYIERHPESKEQITTLLNKKLISVGATYNCPYEDMYDAEDQVRQLYLGKKWVKKNFGGYDSKVYWNVDVPGKSLQTPQILKKAGVDYMVISRHAKGMFNWASPDGSSVFTYSPGHYGNDLLYLSRDLNSQMKYSAEQVQWWEGTFKGSQIQTPLLSSQDMLPAIDYSELIESWNSFDELKDENGEKKNVHFPKMELMTVDEFLPLAEENATNVKTIMGERPNVWVYIHGPGHHDALTASREASKLLPAAEKFLSVATLLDPKKIQYPFEEFDEAWQAKIYPDHGWGGHDGDITDNLFKENLVKSRMMGQNLVNQGTDFIARRIKRDYKLGTPIMLFNSLSWKRTDPVTTSMDFPKGTMNTVAVTTSDKKKIPVQTANESRYDDGSLKSADITFIAENIPSIGYVTYYVSDAGNTSSKDYKANTTSYENSFYKIDFEDGGIAQVHDKKFKKDLFLTDNLKAADVFTMQSVGNGAGEFGDVQQPSMEGFDKVSQHKASWKIIENGPVFTKYRLEQQIAHAIVWQEVTLYHNLKRIYFDTSLRNWDGTLYREFRTAFPLNMDNPEIAHEVPFGSVRVGKDEIKTGGERYTPLCKNVHPRAIIDWISATDDEISVTLSSSVSAADWIDPTQDISNKTVLQHLLLASRTSCHWEGNEYSQAGNHDFHNVFTSTKAGSLEGQKIAKQKNEPLHVILNPDAVNKPSLPEVNSFFKIDSDNVIMTTLKKAEDSDEFIARMYNLKDGNEDVNVSSFFDIGSYKHTNIIEENPTPVAPQLKVGKYAIETFSLGIKE; encoded by the coding sequence AATTGTATCAAATCTGCAAAAACGATATTGAAGGGTACAAGGAGATGATTTCTGGTTCAAATTTTTTCTCGTATCCATCAATACGTGAGGATGTCAATACCTCTATGATAGCCAGAACTACCACAGGCAAAATGGGTTTTGAATTTTTGACCGGTGAGGTTCCATCCAATTACGGCTCCGATAAGGTGACGTTTTTTATGCTTAGCGATATTGACTTTAACCAACGTGAGCCCTTTGATATTTTTGTTAATGGGCAATTATTATTGACTTTCAACTCCAACGAAGACGGTACGCTTTCCATCTCCAATAATCCCGGAAATGGAGCAGTTGAATACCTCTTGGTCCGAAGAGATGGCAATGGGGACGGACTTGGCGCATTTCGATTAACCATACCCACTTCATCCCTTAAAAAAGGGGAAAGTGCAAAAGTCAAAATAGTGGGGCACAAAAAAAATAAGAATTCTTGGGTGATGATTTTCAAAGCGGATGATGCGGTAGCTAGAATCAAAAAGTCTGTTGAGAATGATGCTGCTTTTGTTATCAAAGAAAATAGTGGCATGCTCTACGTAGATGCGCCAATGCATTTTGATGGCAAAACCGTATACTTAATGAGTGATGGAAAAAAAAGTAGGACCAAAACCTTTAAAGCACAGGGTGAACTTGCAAAGGCATCTTTCAGCATCACTGCTCCTAAAAACAGTTTTTCCATTGTTTACGATGGTATTGAAATCTCTTTAGAATTTAAAAATGGAGATGGTACAACAACCACTACCGATATCGTTGGGAGTTTTTTATTTCATCATACCACCAAATACAAAAGCGGATGGCATGCTTCGTTATCTAAGTTATATAAACCAGAGTTTTTCGAAACCTACGATGACTTCTTTGATAAAAGATATGAAAACGGATTGGTTTCCATCATGAATTCAAGCCATCAAGATATTGCATGGGTAGACCGTCCTGAAGTATGTATTATTTTGCGTGACACTTTGTTGCTTGCTCCTGTACTTAAAGATGCTTTTGTCCGTGAAAATTACGGTTTTGATATTGAAGACGGACTCATGCTTCGCGAATACATAGAAAGGCATCCCGAATCTAAAGAACAAATCACCACACTTTTAAACAAGAAGCTGATTTCTGTTGGGGCCACCTATAATTGCCCCTATGAAGATATGTATGATGCTGAGGATCAAGTACGACAATTGTATCTCGGTAAAAAATGGGTGAAGAAAAACTTTGGAGGCTATGATTCCAAAGTATATTGGAATGTAGACGTACCTGGAAAATCGTTACAAACACCGCAAATATTGAAAAAAGCGGGCGTTGATTATATGGTTATCAGTCGACATGCCAAGGGAATGTTCAATTGGGCCAGCCCTGATGGCAGCTCAGTTTTCACGTATTCTCCAGGGCATTATGGTAACGATTTGTTATACCTCTCCAGAGATTTGAACAGCCAAATGAAATATAGCGCGGAACAAGTACAATGGTGGGAAGGTACATTTAAGGGTAGTCAAATACAAACCCCGCTACTTTCAAGCCAAGACATGCTACCTGCCATTGATTATTCTGAACTTATTGAATCATGGAATTCTTTTGATGAGTTGAAAGACGAAAATGGAGAAAAAAAGAATGTTCATTTTCCAAAAATGGAACTGATGACGGTAGATGAGTTTTTGCCCTTAGCGGAAGAAAACGCAACGAATGTGAAAACTATCATGGGAGAACGCCCTAATGTATGGGTATACATTCACGGACCCGGACACCATGACGCTTTAACGGCAAGTAGGGAAGCTTCAAAGTTATTGCCGGCTGCGGAGAAATTCCTGTCTGTTGCGACACTTTTAGATCCTAAGAAAATACAATATCCCTTTGAAGAATTTGATGAAGCGTGGCAGGCTAAAATTTATCCCGACCATGGATGGGGAGGTCATGACGGAGACATTACCGATAACCTTTTTAAAGAGAATTTAGTGAAGTCACGCATGATGGGGCAAAATTTAGTAAATCAAGGTACCGATTTTATTGCTCGAAGAATAAAAAGGGATTATAAATTAGGAACACCGATTATGCTTTTTAATAGCCTGTCGTGGAAACGCACAGATCCCGTAACGACTAGTATGGATTTCCCAAAAGGAACAATGAATACTGTTGCAGTAACTACTTCTGACAAGAAAAAAATACCCGTACAAACGGCAAACGAAAGTCGCTATGACGATGGAAGTCTAAAAAGCGCGGATATTACTTTTATTGCCGAAAATATTCCATCAATAGGATATGTCACTTATTATGTTTCTGATGCAGGTAACACATCATCCAAAGATTATAAAGCCAATACGACATCCTATGAAAATTCATTTTACAAAATCGATTTTGAAGATGGAGGTATTGCTCAAGTACATGACAAAAAGTTCAAAAAAGACCTGTTTTTGACGGATAATCTAAAAGCAGCTGATGTCTTCACCATGCAATCTGTAGGGAATGGTGCTGGTGAGTTCGGCGATGTGCAACAACCAAGTATGGAAGGTTTTGATAAGGTAAGCCAACACAAGGCCAGTTGGAAAATCATTGAAAATGGTCCTGTATTCACCAAATACCGTTTAGAGCAACAAATTGCTCACGCCATCGTATGGCAAGAGGTGACGCTATACCATAATTTAAAGCGTATTTATTTTGACACCAGCTTACGCAATTGGGATGGTACCTTATATCGTGAATTTAGAACGGCTTTCCCTTTAAATATGGATAATCCTGAAATTGCACATGAAGTGCCATTTGGTAGTGTTCGTGTTGGTAAAGATGAAATTAAAACAGGTGGCGAGCGATACACACCACTCTGTAAAAACGTGCATCCAAGAGCGATTATTGATTGGATTTCAGCCACAGATGATGAGATTTCAGTTACTTTAAGTTCATCGGTATCTGCCGCCGACTGGATAGACCCTACACAAGACATTTCCAACAAAACTGTACTTCAACATCTATTACTTGCCAGTAGAACTTCGTGTCATTGGGAAGGTAATGAATATTCACAGGCGGGAAATCACGACTTTCATAATGTATTTACCTCTACTAAAGCTGGAAGTTTAGAAGGACAAAAAATCGCAAAGCAAAAGAATGAACCATTGCATGTGATTTTAAATCCTGATGCTGTAAATAAGCCTTCTTTACCCGAGGTGAACAGCTTTTTCAAAATAGATTCTGATAATGTTATCATGACTACCCTTAAGAAAGCAGAAGACTCTGATGAATTTATTGCGCGTATGTACAATCTAAAAGATGGTAATGAAGATGTAAATGTTTCTTCCTTTTTTGATATTGGTTCTTATAAACATACCAATATCATCGAAGAAAATCCAACTCCAGTTGCTCCGCAATTAAAGGTTGGTAAGTATGCTATTGAAACATTTAGTTTAGGAATCAAAGAATAA